One Sus scrofa isolate TJ Tabasco breed Duroc chromosome 1, Sscrofa11.1, whole genome shotgun sequence DNA segment encodes these proteins:
- the RPS29 gene encoding 40S ribosomal protein S29 isoform X2, protein MGHQQLYWSHPRKFGQGSRSCRVCSNRHGLIRKYGLNMCRQCFRQYAKDIGFIKLD, encoded by the exons ATGGGTCACCAGCAGCTCTACTGGAGCCATCCAAGAAAATTCGGTCAGGGTTCTCGCTCTTG CCGAGTCTGCTCAAACCGGCACGGTCTGATCCGGAAATACGGCCTCAATATGTGCCGCCAGTGCTTCCGCCAGTACGCGAAGGATATTGGCTTCATCAAG
- the RPS29 gene encoding 40S ribosomal protein S29 isoform X1: MGHQQLYWSHPRKFGQGSRSCRVCSNRHGLIRKYGLNMCRQCFRQYAKDIGFIKVCVRGPHAPISGRGQQGVVPWCGLSANDVFCV, encoded by the exons ATGGGTCACCAGCAGCTCTACTGGAGCCATCCAAGAAAATTCGGTCAGGGTTCTCGCTCTTG CCGAGTCTGCTCAAACCGGCACGGTCTGATCCGGAAATACGGCCTCAATATGTGCCGCCAGTGCTTCCGCCAGTACGCGAAGGATATTGGCTTCATCAAGGTATGCGTCCGCGGGCCGCATGCTCCTATTTCTGGGAGAGGCCAACAAGGGGTAGTTCCTTGGTGTGGGCTTTCGGCCAATGACGTTTTCTGCGTTTAG